In a single window of the Bradyrhizobium sp. ORS 285 genome:
- a CDS encoding ABC transporter substrate-binding protein, translated as MSPHPRRARSALASWLVASAVLLSPWLAPQAIAAGKKTITAVMHSDLRVIDPGFTTAYITRDHGYMVYDTLVATDANFKIQPQMADWKVSDDKLTYTFTLRDGLRWHDGTDVTAEDCVASLKRWGRNDGMGQKLMDFTASLEAPDAKTIVLKLKEPYGLVLESIGKPSSYVPFMMPKRLAETPQGQQIAEQIGSGPFKFVKAEFQPGVKAVYEKNTDYVPRKEPASWTAGGKVVKVDRVEWITMPDAQTAANALQSGDIDFMEAPPYELLSVLEANPELKTEVLNKFGYQTLGRMNFLNPPFDNVKVRRAAFLALNQKDVLDALVGNPKYQKICGAVFVCGTPLETDVGAETLIKGNGMAEAKKALAESGYDGTPIAIMAPGDVIALKAQPIVSAQLLREAGFKVDLQATDWQTVVTRRASQKPVKEGGWNMFFTNWVGADVANPVANVSVGGRGTKGGWFGWAEDADIEKLRDAYARSSSPEEQKKIATEIQKLNYERVIYVPLGQYLQPSVWRKTLTGVLDGPATPIFWNIEKKE; from the coding sequence ATGTCACCTCATCCGCGCCGGGCCCGTTCCGCGCTCGCGTCTTGGCTTGTTGCCTCCGCCGTTCTGCTGTCACCGTGGCTTGCGCCGCAGGCGATTGCGGCCGGCAAGAAAACGATCACCGCAGTGATGCATTCCGACCTGCGCGTCATCGACCCCGGTTTCACGACGGCCTACATCACCCGCGATCACGGCTACATGGTCTATGACACGCTGGTCGCCACGGATGCGAACTTCAAGATTCAGCCGCAGATGGCGGACTGGAAAGTCTCCGACGACAAGCTGACCTACACCTTCACCTTGCGCGACGGCTTGAGGTGGCACGACGGTACAGATGTCACCGCGGAGGACTGCGTCGCTTCGCTCAAGCGCTGGGGCCGCAACGACGGCATGGGCCAGAAGCTGATGGACTTCACCGCGAGCCTTGAGGCTCCGGATGCCAAGACGATCGTGCTCAAGTTGAAGGAGCCCTATGGCCTGGTGCTGGAGTCCATCGGCAAGCCCTCGTCCTACGTGCCGTTCATGATGCCGAAGCGACTTGCCGAGACGCCGCAGGGCCAGCAGATCGCGGAGCAGATCGGTTCGGGCCCGTTCAAATTCGTCAAGGCGGAATTCCAGCCGGGCGTGAAGGCGGTCTACGAGAAGAACACCGACTACGTGCCGCGCAAGGAGCCGGCGAGCTGGACGGCGGGCGGCAAGGTGGTGAAGGTCGATCGCGTCGAGTGGATCACCATGCCGGATGCGCAGACCGCTGCGAACGCGCTGCAGTCGGGCGACATCGACTTCATGGAGGCTCCGCCTTATGAGCTGCTGTCGGTGCTGGAGGCCAACCCCGAGCTCAAGACCGAGGTGCTGAACAAGTTCGGCTACCAGACGCTCGGCCGCATGAACTTCCTCAACCCGCCGTTCGACAATGTGAAGGTGCGCCGCGCGGCCTTCCTCGCGCTGAACCAGAAGGACGTGCTCGACGCGCTGGTCGGCAACCCGAAGTACCAGAAGATCTGCGGCGCGGTGTTCGTGTGCGGCACGCCGCTCGAGACCGATGTCGGCGCCGAGACGCTGATCAAGGGCAACGGCATGGCGGAGGCGAAGAAGGCGCTCGCCGAATCCGGCTATGACGGCACGCCCATCGCGATCATGGCGCCCGGTGACGTGATCGCGCTCAAGGCGCAGCCGATCGTGTCGGCGCAGCTGTTGCGGGAGGCCGGCTTCAAGGTCGACCTGCAGGCGACGGACTGGCAGACCGTGGTGACCCGCCGCGCCAGCCAGAAGCCGGTCAAAGAGGGCGGCTGGAACATGTTCTTCACCAACTGGGTCGGCGCCGACGTCGCCAATCCCGTGGCCAATGTCTCGGTCGGCGGGCGCGGCACCAAGGGCGGCTGGTTCGGCTGGGCCGAGGATGCCGACATCGAGAAGCTGCGCGACGCTTATGCCCGCTCATCCTCTCCGGAGGAGCAGAAGAAGATCGCCACCGAGATCCAGAAGCTGAACTATGAGCGGGTGATCTATGTGCCGCTGGGGCAGTATCTGCAGCCGAGTGTCTGGCGCAAGACGCTGACCGGGGTGCTCGACGGGCCGGCGACACCGATCTTCTGGAACATCGAGAAGAAGGAGTAG
- a CDS encoding ABC transporter substrate-binding protein, which produces MSHPLRRTSSALVSCLIAAAMAMSLGATPKAFAAGKKTITAVMHSDLRVIDPVFTPAYITRDHGYMVYDTLLGTDAKFQVQPQMAEWKVSDDKLSYTFTLRDGLKWHDGSPVTAEDCVASLKRWSRNDSMGQKLMEATASLEATDAKTITLKLKEPYGLVLESIGKPSSYVPFMMPKRLAETPANAQISEQIGSGPFKFVKAEFQPGVKAVYEKNTDYVPRKEPPSWTAGGKVVKVDRVEWISMPDAQTAVNALQSGDIDFMEFPPLDLEPVLSASPDLTMNVLNKFGYQTLGRMNFLFPPFDNVKIRRAAFLALNQKDVLDALTGNPKYYTICGAVFGCGTPLESDVGSETLVKGNGMEQAKKLLAESGYDGTPVVILAPGDAITLKAQPVVAAQLLRSAGFKVDLQTTDWQTVVTRRASQKPPKEGGWNMFFTNSVIADSGNPIGSTFVGARGQKSPFGWPDDPKMEELRDAFAKAGTPEDQKRIAGEIQKEIYDQVIYVPLGQWFMPSAWRKSITGVLEGQAVPVFWNVDKSE; this is translated from the coding sequence ATGTCACATCCTTTGCGGCGGACCTCATCCGCGCTGGTGTCCTGCCTGATTGCTGCGGCGATGGCCATGTCGCTCGGTGCAACACCCAAGGCGTTTGCCGCTGGCAAGAAGACGATCACGGCGGTGATGCATTCCGATCTGCGCGTGATCGATCCGGTGTTCACGCCCGCCTACATCACCCGCGATCATGGTTACATGGTCTATGACACGCTGCTCGGGACCGACGCCAAGTTTCAGGTCCAGCCGCAGATGGCGGAGTGGAAGGTCTCCGACGACAAGCTGAGCTACACCTTCACCCTGCGCGACGGCCTGAAGTGGCACGATGGCTCCCCAGTGACCGCCGAGGACTGCGTCGCCTCGCTGAAGCGCTGGAGCCGCAACGACAGCATGGGCCAGAAGCTCATGGAGGCCACGGCCTCGCTCGAGGCCACCGATGCAAAAACGATCACTCTGAAGCTGAAGGAGCCGTACGGCCTAGTGCTGGAGTCGATCGGCAAGCCGTCCTCCTACGTGCCGTTCATGATGCCGAAGCGTCTCGCCGAGACGCCTGCGAATGCGCAGATCTCGGAGCAGATCGGATCGGGCCCATTCAAATTCGTCAAGGCTGAATTCCAGCCGGGCGTGAAGGCGGTCTACGAGAAGAACACCGACTACGTGCCGCGCAAGGAGCCGCCGAGCTGGACCGCTGGCGGCAAGGTGGTGAAGGTCGATCGTGTCGAGTGGATCTCGATGCCGGACGCGCAGACCGCGGTCAACGCCCTGCAATCCGGCGACATCGACTTCATGGAGTTTCCGCCGCTCGACCTCGAGCCGGTGCTGTCCGCCAGTCCCGACCTGACGATGAACGTGCTGAACAAGTTCGGCTACCAGACCTTGGGCCGGATGAACTTCCTGTTTCCGCCGTTCGACAATGTGAAGATCCGCCGCGCGGCCTTCCTGGCGCTGAACCAGAAGGACGTGCTCGACGCGCTCACGGGCAACCCCAAATACTACACGATCTGCGGCGCCGTGTTCGGCTGCGGCACGCCGCTGGAAAGCGACGTCGGCTCGGAGACGCTGGTGAAGGGCAACGGCATGGAGCAGGCCAAGAAGCTGCTCGCCGAGTCCGGCTATGACGGCACGCCGGTGGTGATCCTGGCGCCGGGCGACGCGATCACGCTGAAGGCGCAGCCGGTCGTCGCCGCGCAGCTGCTGCGCTCCGCCGGCTTCAAGGTCGACCTGCAGACGACGGATTGGCAGACCGTGGTGACGCGGCGCGCCAGCCAGAAGCCGCCGAAGGAGGGCGGCTGGAACATGTTCTTCACCAATTCGGTGATCGCAGACTCGGGCAATCCGATTGGCAGCACCTTCGTCGGCGCGCGTGGTCAGAAGAGCCCGTTCGGCTGGCCCGACGATCCGAAGATGGAGGAGCTGCGCGACGCCTTCGCGAAGGCCGGAACGCCAGAGGATCAGAAGCGCATCGCTGGCGAGATCCAGAAGGAAATCTATGACCAGGTGATCTACGTGCCGCTCGGCCAATGGTTCATGCCGAGCGCCTGGCGCAAGTCCATCACCGGCGTGCTGGAAGGGCAGGCGGTACCGGTGTTCTGGAACGTCGACAAGAGC